In Coleofasciculus chthonoplastes PCC 7420, the following are encoded in one genomic region:
- a CDS encoding Rpn family recombination-promoting nuclease/putative transposase, whose protein sequence is MTFINPKTDFAFKKIFGSADSKDILISFLNALLYEGNPTIEDLEIIDPYLQPTIPALKDTFLDVKAKITGNKIVIIEMQVLNVVAFDKRVVFNAAKTFATQLKSGEGYSRLNSVIALTITDFQMFPQRNKVISRFTFADMQDLFIYPERSLELVFVELPNFQKELNELNTLTDKWIYFMKQTSNLDSVPEKMDEVVAIQKAFRIANQANLTLAELETIEKQQMFLEDQQGAILKGIEQGLEQGLEQGLEQGKQEGEIGLIVRLLERRIGAIAPELQTRLRQLSSGELEALADAVLTFTDVSNLTAWLQDNTQS, encoded by the coding sequence ATGACTTTTATCAACCCAAAAACAGACTTTGCTTTCAAGAAAATATTCGGATCTGCCGATAGTAAAGATATCCTAATAAGTTTTTTAAATGCGCTTCTCTATGAAGGTAATCCAACCATAGAAGACTTGGAAATTATTGATCCATATTTGCAGCCGACTATTCCTGCTCTCAAAGATACGTTTCTGGACGTTAAGGCAAAAATCACCGGAAATAAAATTGTCATCATTGAAATGCAAGTCTTAAATGTTGTCGCTTTTGATAAAAGGGTTGTCTTCAATGCGGCTAAAACATTTGCGACTCAACTTAAATCGGGAGAAGGATACTCTAGACTAAATTCTGTCATTGCCTTAACAATTACAGACTTTCAAATGTTTCCTCAGCGAAATAAAGTTATTTCTCGATTTACTTTTGCCGATATGCAGGATTTATTTATATATCCTGAACGTTCCCTAGAATTGGTTTTTGTAGAATTACCGAATTTTCAAAAAGAGTTAAACGAATTAAATACATTAACCGACAAATGGATTTATTTCATGAAACAAACGAGCAATCTAGACAGTGTACCGGAAAAAATGGATGAAGTGGTGGCTATTCAAAAAGCGTTTAGAATTGCCAATCAAGCGAACTTAACCCTGGCAGAATTAGAAACGATAGAGAAGCAACAGATGTTTCTAGAAGACCAACAAGGTGCTATTTTGAAAGGCATTGAACAGGGTTTAGAACAGGGTTTAGAGCAAGGTTTAGAACAAGGCAAACAAGAAGGAGAAATTGGATTAATCGTGCGTTTATTAGAACGTCGTATCGGAGCGATCGCGCCAGAACTGCAAACCCGCCTCCGTCAATTATCCTCTGGGGAACTAGAAGCCTTAGCCGATGCTGTCCTAACCTTCACTGATGTTAGCAATTTAACCGCTTGGTTACAAGATAATACCCAGAGTTAA
- the leuS gene encoding leucine--tRNA ligase, with translation MESRYNPVEIEEKWQTSWSHQNLDQTQDKADKPKFYALSMFPYPSGNLHMGHVRNYTITDVIARKSRMQGYRVLHPMGWDAFGLPAENAAIQRGVHPAKWTYQNITQMQSELKRLGLSYDWNRELATCAPDYYKWTQWIFLQFLHAGLAYQKEAAVNWDPIDQTVLANEQVDSEGRSWRSGAKVERKLLRQWFLKITDYAEQLLNDLDKLDGWPERVKLMQANWIGKSVGAYLEFPIIGLEEKIGVFTTRPDTVYGVTYVVLAPEHPLTPKVTTPDRKTEVDAFIQEVTQESELERTAEDKPKRGIPTGGKAINPFTGEEIPIWIADYVLYEYGTGAVMGVPAHDARDFQFAKEQQLPIKTVIVPADAADPKAEPKQAYTEPGVVVNSDLFNGMESISAKAEIVNYAERKGWGKARIQYRLRDWLISRQRYWGAPIPVIYCPDCGIVPVPEQDLPVALPENVAMSGGRVASLSQVEGWVDVPCPTCGTAAKRETDTMDTFIDSSWYFLRYPDANNDQQVFDSSKTNDWMPVDQYVGGIEHAILHLLYSRFFTKVLRDRGLLNFDEPFQRLLTQGMVQGLTYMNPKTGKWVPSVDVNPSDPKDPETGETLEVSYKTMSKSKYNGVAPEAVINKYGADTARMFILFKAPPEKDLEWDDADVEGQFRFLNRVWRLVEEFAAKVTNRSTTIPPELSKPEKDLRRAVHTAIKEVTDDLDGEYQFNTAVSELMKLSNALGDAKCKDSPVYAEGIETLILLLAPFAPHIAEELWHGIGHTDSVHLQPWCTFEPEALVADEITLVIQIMGKTRGTIQVPADSDKSALEQYARESEVAQRYITGKTVKKVIVVPGKLVNFVVTG, from the coding sequence GTGGAGTCGCGTTATAACCCCGTCGAGATAGAGGAAAAGTGGCAAACCAGTTGGTCACACCAAAACCTAGACCAAACCCAGGACAAGGCAGATAAGCCCAAATTCTATGCCCTGTCCATGTTTCCCTATCCATCGGGCAACCTGCACATGGGTCACGTCCGTAACTATACGATTACCGATGTCATTGCCCGCAAAAGCCGGATGCAGGGCTATCGTGTCCTGCATCCGATGGGGTGGGATGCCTTTGGGCTACCTGCGGAAAATGCGGCGATTCAACGCGGTGTCCATCCCGCTAAGTGGACGTATCAAAATATTACTCAGATGCAGTCTGAGTTAAAGCGTCTGGGATTGTCCTACGATTGGAACCGGGAATTGGCGACCTGTGCGCCGGACTACTATAAGTGGACGCAGTGGATTTTTTTGCAGTTTCTTCACGCCGGCTTAGCTTATCAGAAAGAAGCCGCTGTCAACTGGGACCCGATTGACCAAACCGTACTCGCCAATGAACAGGTGGATAGCGAGGGGCGTTCCTGGCGTTCTGGTGCGAAAGTGGAACGGAAACTCTTACGCCAGTGGTTCCTGAAAATTACCGATTATGCCGAACAATTACTCAACGATTTAGATAAGCTAGACGGATGGCCCGAACGGGTGAAGTTGATGCAAGCCAACTGGATTGGCAAATCCGTCGGTGCTTATTTAGAGTTTCCGATTATCGGGTTAGAGGAAAAAATCGGTGTGTTTACCACTCGCCCCGATACGGTTTATGGCGTCACCTATGTGGTGTTAGCGCCGGAACATCCCTTAACCCCAAAAGTGACGACTCCTGACCGCAAAACTGAGGTTGACGCCTTTATTCAGGAGGTGACTCAGGAAAGCGAATTGGAACGCACGGCTGAGGATAAGCCGAAACGGGGGATTCCCACCGGGGGTAAGGCGATTAACCCGTTTACTGGGGAAGAAATTCCCATCTGGATTGCCGATTACGTCCTCTATGAATATGGCACAGGGGCGGTGATGGGAGTTCCCGCCCATGATGCGCGAGATTTCCAATTTGCCAAGGAACAGCAGTTACCCATCAAGACGGTGATTGTACCTGCAGATGCGGCTGACCCGAAAGCTGAACCGAAACAGGCGTATACTGAACCCGGTGTGGTGGTGAATTCTGACTTGTTTAATGGGATGGAATCTATTTCCGCCAAAGCAGAGATTGTCAACTACGCCGAACGTAAAGGATGGGGGAAAGCCCGGATACAGTATCGCCTGCGGGATTGGTTAATTTCTCGCCAACGCTATTGGGGCGCACCGATTCCGGTAATTTACTGTCCTGATTGTGGCATTGTCCCGGTTCCGGAGCAAGATCTGCCTGTAGCATTACCGGAAAATGTAGCCATGAGTGGGGGGCGTGTCGCTTCGTTATCCCAGGTGGAGGGATGGGTAGATGTGCCTTGTCCCACCTGTGGTACAGCCGCGAAACGGGAAACGGATACGATGGATACATTTATTGATTCGTCCTGGTATTTCCTGCGTTATCCGGATGCGAATAATGACCAGCAGGTGTTTGACTCCAGTAAAACCAATGACTGGATGCCCGTAGACCAGTACGTGGGTGGCATCGAACACGCGATTTTGCACCTATTGTACTCCCGTTTCTTCACTAAAGTTTTGCGCGATCGCGGTTTACTTAATTTTGATGAACCGTTCCAGCGTCTGTTGACTCAGGGGATGGTGCAGGGGTTAACCTATATGAACCCCAAAACTGGGAAATGGGTTCCCTCGGTGGACGTCAACCCCAGTGACCCCAAAGACCCAGAAACTGGGGAAACGCTGGAGGTTTCCTACAAAACCATGTCCAAATCTAAATATAACGGGGTTGCACCCGAAGCGGTAATTAACAAATATGGTGCCGATACCGCCCGTATGTTTATCCTGTTTAAAGCCCCCCCCGAAAAAGACTTGGAATGGGATGATGCGGATGTGGAAGGGCAGTTCCGTTTCCTGAACCGGGTTTGGCGTTTGGTGGAGGAGTTTGCGGCAAAAGTAACCAACCGTTCCACCACCATTCCCCCGGAGTTAAGTAAACCGGAAAAAGACCTGCGGCGGGCAGTTCACACGGCGATTAAAGAAGTCACTGATGATTTAGATGGGGAGTATCAATTTAATACAGCGGTTTCCGAGTTAATGAAACTCAGCAACGCCCTCGGTGATGCTAAGTGCAAAGACTCCCCCGTTTACGCCGAAGGAATCGAGACTCTGATTCTGTTATTAGCCCCCTTTGCCCCCCATATTGCTGAAGAGTTATGGCATGGAATTGGTCACACGGACTCGGTTCACCTACAACCCTGGTGTACTTTTGAACCAGAGGCATTAGTGGCTGATGAGATTACGTTGGTCATTCAAATCATGGGTAAAACCCGTGGCACCATTCAGGTTCCTGCTGATTCCGATAAATCAGCGTTGGAACAGTACGCTAGGGAGTCAGAGGTTGCCCAGCGTTATATCACGGGTAAGACGGTGAAAAAGGTGATTGTTGTACCAGGAAAGCTGGTCAATTTTGTGGTGACAGGTTGA
- a CDS encoding WD40 repeat domain-containing protein: MSNRHWLKITEYLFLAGSGLGTVIAAATQQAVYAAAPITITLGLNLANRGRFDQKTHQQTETAIAQLQQQVTNLDSLPSQITELQGAIAQLQQQVTNLDSLPSQITELQSAIAQFPTPEPNSPTIEPAVEIQPLLPDTIPRWQCVNTITGNLAPITTLTLHPDGQIIATNTINNTIQLWDIQTEQKHLILKGHSQPVLSIAFNPHAQTLASGSADHTIKLWDTRTGQQKRSLKGYFYYFLAVAFSPDGLTLASGSADCTVKLWDANTLAQKRIFKGHGDKIHTVAFSPDGQILASGSRDGMIKLWDVRSSVRNDTITLNGHQRGIYAVIFSPDGQWLASGSADWTIKVWDMRTGQERYTLKGHTDQVRCLAFSLDSKILVSGSCDQTLKLWNLEDGELIDTLSDHAGAVTSVVFSPDGQRLISGSSDKTIKIWRRQQECDRA, from the coding sequence ATGAGTAACCGCCACTGGCTAAAGATTACCGAATACCTTTTCCTCGCTGGTTCAGGATTGGGAACGGTTATCGCCGCCGCCACTCAGCAGGCGGTTTACGCCGCCGCACCGATTACGATTACTCTGGGATTAAATCTAGCTAATCGAGGGCGATTTGATCAGAAGACTCATCAACAGACAGAAACCGCGATCGCACAACTCCAGCAACAAGTTACTAACTTAGACTCTCTCCCATCCCAGATTACGGAATTACAGGGTGCGATCGCACAACTCCAGCAACAAGTTACTAACTTAGACTCTCTCCCATCCCAGATTACGGAATTACAGAGTGCGATCGCACAATTCCCAACCCCAGAACCCAATTCTCCCACGATTGAGCCTGCTGTAGAAATTCAACCGCTTTTACCAGACACCATTCCCCGATGGCAATGTGTCAACACTATAACCGGAAATTTAGCGCCAATTACCACGCTTACACTTCATCCAGACGGGCAGATTATCGCCACTAACACGATTAACAATACAATCCAATTGTGGGATATTCAAACTGAACAAAAACACCTCATCCTTAAAGGACATTCCCAGCCAGTTTTATCCATCGCCTTTAATCCTCACGCACAAACCTTAGCCAGTGGTAGTGCGGATCATACGATTAAGCTGTGGGATACTCGCACTGGACAGCAGAAACGTAGTCTAAAGGGCTATTTTTACTATTTTCTCGCCGTCGCCTTTAGTCCTGATGGTTTAACCTTGGCAAGTGGGAGTGCTGACTGTACTGTAAAGCTTTGGGATGCTAATACGTTAGCCCAAAAACGCATTTTTAAAGGACATGGGGACAAAATTCATACAGTAGCCTTTAGTCCCGATGGACAAATCTTGGCGAGTGGGAGTCGGGATGGCATGATTAAACTCTGGGATGTGCGTTCCTCTGTTCGCAACGATACGATCACACTCAACGGACATCAAAGGGGAATTTATGCGGTTATATTTAGCCCCGATGGACAATGGCTGGCGAGTGGAAGTGCAGACTGGACCATTAAAGTATGGGACATGAGAACTGGACAGGAAAGGTATACATTAAAGGGACATACTGATCAGGTGCGCTGTCTTGCCTTTAGTCTGGATAGTAAAATCTTAGTTAGTGGAAGTTGTGACCAAACCCTGAAACTCTGGAATCTGGAGGATGGGGAGTTAATTGACACTTTATCTGACCATGCAGGGGCGGTGACATCCGTGGTTTTCAGTCCCGATGGGCAGCGATTGATTAGTGGGAGTAGCGATAAGACCATCAAAATATGGCGTAGGCAACAGGAGTGCGATCGCGCCTGA
- a CDS encoding WD40 repeat domain-containing serine/threonine-protein kinase has protein sequence MSYCLNPKCLQPQNPDGNQFCQTCGSNLLLRERYRGLRLIGQGGFGRTFLAVDEDKPSKPHCVIKQFYPQAQGTDTVQKAAELFEQEAVRLDDLGYHPQIPELFAHFNRHNRQYLVQEYIPGYDLAQMLIDQGAFTEQQIRDLLNSLLLLLDFIHSHNVIHRDIKPANVICRSCSNFQGARKGQLVLVDFGAAKFATITALTRKGTIIGSAGYAAPEQALGQAFFASDLYSLGVTCIHLLTRRHPLELYCVNEGDWVWRDYLTTSLSPELGQVLDKLLQRPVRRRYQKARDVLQDLNPDSLTTRHRYFAQVQRLTIPTIHQLIPQKKTWKCIYTLIGHSSSVCSVAISPDEQCLASGSFDKTVKLWNIQTGELLHTLIKHIKPVLSVAFSPNGQILASGSVDDTIELWQWQSGFVSCTIADYFDARVSICLAISPDGQFLASGCDRQIIKVWEIETGTLLHTFYHLRGINSVTFSPDGQFLVSGSSDNTVQLWCLDNGELVNTFTGHERDVNSVAIDPQGKILASGSSDTTIKLWHLGNGKLLATLRGHADWVRTVKFSHNGRMLVSGSADTTIKVWDLHGGKVAATLAGHTRDVNSIALSQDGQMIISGSGDGTIKIWRYQ, from the coding sequence ATGAGCTACTGTCTCAACCCTAAATGCCTACAGCCTCAGAACCCCGATGGTAATCAATTTTGCCAAACTTGTGGGTCAAATTTACTATTGAGAGAGCGTTATCGGGGGCTGCGATTGATTGGACAGGGGGGATTTGGTAGAACGTTTTTAGCGGTGGATGAGGATAAACCATCTAAGCCGCATTGTGTGATCAAACAATTTTATCCTCAAGCTCAAGGAACCGATACTGTCCAGAAAGCGGCGGAACTGTTTGAGCAAGAAGCGGTGCGTCTTGATGATTTGGGTTACCATCCCCAAATTCCAGAACTATTTGCCCATTTTAATCGGCATAATCGCCAGTATTTGGTACAAGAATATATTCCGGGATATGATTTAGCTCAAATGTTGATCGATCAAGGTGCTTTCACTGAACAGCAAATTCGAGACTTACTCAATAGTTTGCTGCTATTGCTCGATTTTATTCACAGTCATAATGTTATTCATCGGGATATTAAGCCAGCCAATGTGATTTGTCGTTCTTGCTCCAATTTCCAGGGAGCAAGAAAAGGACAACTGGTACTTGTGGATTTTGGTGCGGCTAAATTTGCCACGATTACTGCTCTCACTCGCAAAGGAACAATTATTGGTTCTGCTGGCTATGCGGCACCAGAACAGGCGTTAGGTCAAGCGTTTTTTGCGAGTGATTTGTATAGTCTGGGTGTTACTTGTATTCATCTGTTGACTCGACGCCATCCCTTAGAACTTTATTGTGTGAATGAGGGAGATTGGGTGTGGCGAGATTATTTAACTACATCCCTGAGTCCGGAATTAGGGCAAGTTCTGGATAAATTGTTGCAACGTCCTGTTCGGCGGCGCTATCAAAAAGCGCGAGATGTTTTACAGGACTTGAATCCTGATTCATTGACGACACGTCACCGCTATTTTGCTCAAGTTCAAAGGTTAACTATACCGACAATTCATCAACTTATTCCTCAGAAAAAAACATGGAAATGCATTTATACGCTAATCGGTCATTCAAGTTCGGTTTGTTCAGTGGCAATTAGTCCCGATGAACAATGTCTGGCGAGTGGAAGTTTTGATAAAACGGTTAAATTGTGGAATATTCAGACAGGGGAATTGTTGCATACGTTGATCAAACATATAAAACCTGTGTTGTCGGTGGCGTTTAGTCCTAACGGTCAAATTTTGGCGAGTGGTAGTGTGGATGACACGATCGAATTATGGCAGTGGCAATCCGGTTTTGTAAGCTGTACGATCGCGGATTATTTCGATGCCAGAGTGTCGATTTGTTTGGCAATAAGTCCTGATGGGCAATTTTTGGCTAGTGGTTGCGATCGCCAAATTATTAAAGTCTGGGAAATTGAGACTGGCACTTTACTCCACACCTTCTACCATTTACGCGGGATTAATTCAGTTACCTTTAGCCCCGATGGGCAATTTTTGGTTAGTGGGAGTAGTGATAACACGGTGCAGTTATGGTGTCTGGATAATGGTGAATTAGTAAATACTTTTACAGGTCATGAACGGGATGTCAATTCTGTGGCGATTGACCCCCAGGGGAAAATACTCGCTAGTGGTAGTAGCGATACGACGATTAAATTATGGCATTTAGGCAATGGTAAACTCTTGGCTACTCTCAGAGGACATGCAGATTGGGTGCGAACGGTAAAATTTAGTCATAATGGACGAATGTTGGTTAGTGGTAGCGCTGATACCACAATTAAGGTGTGGGATTTGCATGGTGGTAAGGTGGCGGCGACGTTAGCGGGACATACCAGGGATGTGAATTCGATTGCATTGAGTCAAGATGGACAAATGATTATTAGTGGGAGTGGCGATGGCACAATTAAGATTTGGCGGTATCAATAA
- a CDS encoding DnaJ domain-containing protein, giving the protein MDQLNQYYIILGLQPGASLAEIKQAYRELARHWHPDRFPDDPQRQAKGQEKLKKINEAYQNLKSYTPVLPQPEVDQDVDATTYYQWGMELAKDCQYQQAIDYFSKAIWLDFDLVKAYKYRGLAYSQLGEYRYAIADFNQAASLYWQYQDLRDYQDVLFCISKLQNVVLQPLQQNWRCVHTLKGHTYFVYAVAISPDRETVVSGSTDGTIKLWDVQTGKEQRTLKGHAGRFGYVQSIAISPDGKMLVSGGNDKTIKLWQLSTGKERRTLTGHSGLFAGIKSVTISPDGKLIASGSDDKTIKLWSLAKGRELRTFKGHTAGVNGVAISPDGKIIASGSTDKTIKLWQVGKARELHTLIGHHDTVNGVAFSSDGQIIASGSADGTIKLWQLSSGRILRTLKGHHDTVNGVAFSPDGQILASGSADKTIKLWQVRKGRKLRTLKGHAAAVHAVAISLDGQILVSGSADKTIKMWRCD; this is encoded by the coding sequence ATGGATCAGCTTAATCAGTATTATATAATTTTGGGACTGCAACCGGGTGCATCTTTAGCAGAAATTAAACAAGCCTATCGGGAATTAGCTAGACATTGGCATCCGGATCGTTTTCCTGATGATCCACAACGACAAGCTAAAGGACAAGAGAAACTTAAAAAAATAAATGAGGCTTACCAAAATCTGAAGTCATACACTCCGGTGTTACCTCAACCAGAAGTTGACCAGGATGTGGATGCGACAACCTATTACCAGTGGGGAATGGAACTGGCAAAGGATTGTCAATATCAGCAAGCAATCGACTATTTTAGTAAAGCGATCTGGCTGGATTTTGACTTGGTTAAAGCCTATAAATATCGCGGACTGGCGTATTCTCAACTGGGCGAATACCGATATGCGATCGCGGATTTTAATCAAGCCGCTAGTCTGTATTGGCAATACCAAGATTTGCGAGACTATCAAGATGTCCTTTTCTGCATTAGTAAGCTACAAAATGTAGTCTTGCAGCCACTCCAGCAGAACTGGCGCTGTGTTCATACTCTTAAAGGTCATACTTACTTTGTTTACGCCGTTGCGATTAGTCCAGATCGAGAAACAGTGGTTAGTGGTAGTACAGATGGAACCATTAAATTATGGGATGTACAAACGGGAAAGGAACAGCGCACCCTCAAAGGACATGCAGGGAGGTTTGGCTATGTTCAATCCATTGCGATTAGTCCTGATGGGAAAATGTTGGTGAGTGGGGGGAATGATAAAACGATTAAACTTTGGCAACTTAGTACCGGGAAGGAACGGCGAACTTTAACCGGACATTCAGGTTTATTTGCTGGAATTAAGTCGGTGACAATTAGTCCCGATGGTAAGTTAATTGCCAGTGGTAGCGATGATAAAACGATTAAACTTTGGTCTCTGGCTAAAGGGCGAGAACTACGCACGTTTAAGGGTCATACTGCTGGAGTCAATGGGGTGGCAATTAGTCCAGATGGCAAGATTATCGCCAGTGGTAGCACCGATAAAACGATTAAATTATGGCAGGTGGGAAAGGCGCGGGAACTCCATACGCTTATCGGTCATCATGATACTGTAAATGGGGTAGCATTTAGTTCCGATGGGCAGATTATAGCCAGTGGGAGTGCCGATGGAACGATTAAACTCTGGCAACTCAGTAGTGGACGGATACTGCGAACCTTAAAAGGGCATCATGATACTGTAAATGGGGTAGCATTTAGTCCCGATGGGCAGATTCTTGCTAGTGGTAGCGCCGATAAAACGATTAAATTGTGGCAGGTTAGAAAAGGACGGAAACTTCGCACCCTCAAAGGTCATGCGGCGGCTGTACATGCCGTGGCAATCAGTTTAGATGGGCAAATTCTTGTCAGTGGGAGTGCGGATAAAACGATTAAGATGTGGCGATGTGATTGA
- a CDS encoding S-methyl-5'-thioadenosine phosphorylase: protein MVQATIGIIGGSGLYQMDALKDVQEVQLDTPFGKPSDDLIVGTLEGTTVAFLARHGRNHHLMPTELPFRANIHAMKQLGVKYLISASAVGSLQEEAKPLDMVIPNQFIDRTKNRVSTFFGEGIVVHIGFAEPVCHQLAEVLADAVASLQLTDVTLHRGGTYICMEGPAFSTQAESHLYRSWGATVVGMTNLPEAKLAREAEIAYATLALVTDYDCWHPDHDSVTVEMVIGNLRRNATNAQQVIQETVRRLAQNPPPSEAHSALKYAILTPLDKAPEATKQKLSIFLQKYL, encoded by the coding sequence ATGGTACAGGCAACGATTGGTATTATTGGCGGTAGCGGACTTTACCAAATGGATGCCCTCAAAGATGTGCAAGAGGTGCAACTCGATACCCCCTTTGGCAAGCCGTCTGATGATTTAATTGTGGGTACTCTAGAAGGAACGACCGTTGCCTTTCTTGCCCGTCATGGTCGTAACCATCATCTCATGCCCACTGAATTACCCTTCCGCGCCAATATCCACGCGATGAAACAGTTGGGCGTTAAGTATCTGATTTCCGCCTCAGCCGTGGGTTCCCTCCAGGAAGAAGCCAAACCTTTAGATATGGTCATACCTAATCAATTTATTGACCGCACCAAAAATCGTGTATCTACCTTTTTCGGTGAGGGGATTGTGGTACATATTGGCTTTGCTGAACCCGTATGTCATCAACTCGCCGAGGTTTTAGCTGATGCGGTGGCTAGCTTACAGTTAACTGATGTCACCCTGCATCGCGGTGGCACATACATCTGTATGGAAGGACCTGCCTTTTCCACTCAAGCTGAATCCCATCTCTACCGGAGTTGGGGCGCAACGGTGGTTGGAATGACGAATTTACCTGAGGCAAAACTAGCGCGAGAAGCAGAAATCGCCTACGCCACCTTAGCCCTAGTCACCGATTATGATTGCTGGCATCCTGATCATGACAGCGTAACTGTAGAAATGGTGATTGGCAATTTACGGCGCAATGCGACGAATGCTCAACAGGTGATTCAAGAAACCGTGCGGCGTCTTGCCCAAAATCCACCCCCATCCGAGGCGCACTCAGCGTTAAAGTACGCGATTTTGACCCCACTCGACAAAGCGCCAGAGGCGACGAAGCAGAAGTTAAGCATTTTCTTGCAAAAATACCTTTGA